From the genome of Plectropomus leopardus isolate mb chromosome 13, YSFRI_Pleo_2.0, whole genome shotgun sequence, one region includes:
- the LOC121952856 gene encoding TLC domain-containing protein 2-like gives MFRPNQSLDAPDGLNTCTHTKMDLKSTLLVVGGSACSFKLLNAIIKFLPTPEPARKKAWRWRNISTSLAHSSLAGTWAVLCFYLQPQMAEDLISSHSLLSHSLVAVSIGYFIHDSLDVALNQSCKQSWEVLLHHSVVLSCFSLAVTSRLYVGYAVVSLLVEINSVFLHVRQLLLLSGRRSRPGSDITAPRPSVAYSVTSWLNLGTLLVFRVCTLGWMTRWLAAHSEFVPLYVLMTGTVSLSVISIMNIVLFYRLLRADLLSSTHNTSKDH, from the exons AGATGGATTTAAAGTCAACACTTCTGGTCGTTGGAGGATCCGCGTGCTCTTTCAAATTGCTCAACGCAATCATCAAATTCCTGCCAACACCAGAGCCGGCACGCAAGAAAGCCTGGAGGTGGAGGAATATCAGCACATCTTTAGCTCACAGCTCGCTGGCAGGAACATGGGCTGTTTTATG TTTCTACCTTCAACCTCAGATGGCGGAGGACCTGATCTCCTCTCACTCCTTGCTTTCCCACAGCCTTGTAGCTGTGTCTATAG GTTATTTTATCCACGACTCTTTGGATGTGGCGTTGAACCAGTCATGTAAACAGTCCTGGGAGGTGCTCCTCCACCACTCTGTG GTGCTCTCCTGCTTCAGTTTAGCTGTAACGTCCCGCCTCTACGTGGGCTACGCTGTGGTGTCTTTGCTGGTCGAGATCAACTCCGTGTTCCTTCACGTCAgacagctcctcctcctgtcaggACGGAGGAGCAGACCAGGCAGTGACATCACAGCCCCTCGCCCCTCTGTGGCCTACAGCGTGACCAGCTGGCTCAACCTGGGAAC GTTGTTGGTGTTTCGGGTCTGCACGCTGGGTTGGATGACCCGCTGGCTGGCAGCTCACAGTGAATTTGTCCCTCTTTACGTCCTGATGACGGGAACAGTAAGCCTGAGCGTCATCTCCATCATGAACATAGTGCTGTTTTACAGACTGCTCAGAGCAGACCTCCTTTCCAGTACACACAACACCAGTAAGGACCACTAG
- the LOC121952859 gene encoding F-box only protein 40-like, whose amino-acid sequence MSQRSRASRVRGHVHCDSCYSRRCRARVEASVCCAVIPCRLLCGAVFHLCKEEDHLLLCPNVRVPCLNSEYGCPLHLPRSSRAAHLQVCPASVVSCSMEWNRWPANDAHSYPNTELHENLLKEREQSLDFAMALKDQDVLFHSMKMKKLFPELIQSVEEEEKEEEKREEERRKEKRKQKKEAAERAAAKEASGLTWESINMFDKHDPDEKEEEDEDEVEYVQELTQEEREALARDTGVNADLLENYNAWERMFTMEMGGCREAGVAGRGRGSSKGRGKELGTLTEEDTTDTCVGATASNTCKQGSSACIAPSTSSSCLTEKLKKKFVYGHVEPMKIITVRTFKAPTSFSAKQGRIRNPGFYKRESRAVDTSDLGLAPEEMPVWEEVQASLLCSLEKEQRGHLIAESVCTDGLLQDEGTQTYSFLSAPFRRHTSLADLTAAKPLELHLQLQVESVTSRHHKASSAFTFLCGHAFQRREYGKHYRNIHNDIQMSVNGWFEQRCPLAYLGCTYSQRRLKPSTHEATVSYNEDLGCYSLRPTNPVSLGEASQSSRSSVDSSTAQRKRGGRAGGGEDCLSSLPYEVLCHMASFLDSLSLSQLALVSQLMRQVCSTLLQDRGMVTLRWERKIDKNGRAKWRVTQMVWQFSTLFSPVDAWCLQDIPSMSEHLKVCPCYERESKTEKIRLPRIREEVQTKASCKGPTLVTLFQQKRIMM is encoded by the exons ATG AGTCAGCGTTCTCGAGCCTCGAGGGTGCGAGGACATGTCCACTGTGACTCCTGCTACAGCCGGCGCTGCAGGGCTCGGGTGGAAGCCTCTGTGTGCTGTGCGGTCATCCCCTGCCGCCTGCTCTGTGGAGCTGTCTTCCACCTGTGCAAAGAAGAGGATCACCTGCTGCTCTGCCCTAATGTGAGGGTGCCCTGCCTCAACTCTGAGTACGGCTGCCCGCTCCACCTGCCCCGCTCCTCGCGGGCAGCTCACCTCCAGGTGTGTCCTGCCAGCGTGGTGTCCTGCTCCATGGAGTGGAACCGCTGGCCTGCCAACGACGCCCATTCTTATCCAAACACAGAGCTGCATGAAAACCTGCTcaaagaaagagagcagagTTTGGACTTCGCCATGGCCCTGAAAGACCAGGACGTCTTGTTTCACTCCATGAAGATGAAGAAATTGTTCCCAGAGTTGATCCagagtgtggaggaggaggagaaagaagaagagaagagggaggaggagaggaggaaggagaagcGGAAGCAGAAGaaggaggcagcagagagggCAGCTGCAAAGGAGGCCAGTGGTCTTACATGGGAGTCTATTAACATGTTTGACAAGCATGACCCTgatgaaaaagaagaggaggatgaagatgaggtTGAATATGTGCAGGAGCTAAcccaggaggagagagaggctcTTGCCAGGGACACGGGAGTGAATGCTGATCTGTTAGAAAACTACAACGCCTGGGAGCGAATGTTCACTATGGAGATGGGTGGTTGCAGGGAGGCTGGAGTGGCAGGCAGAGGCCGGGGGTCGTCTaaagggagaggaaaagagCTGGGCACTCTGACCGAGGAGGACACAACAGATACTTGTGTGGGTGCCACGGCATCAAACACCTGCAAACAGGGGAGCAGTGCATGCATCGCCCCCTCCACATCCTCCTCTTGTCTCACTGaaaaactgaagaagaaattTGTGTACGGACACGTGGAGCCGATGAAGATCATCACTGTGCGTACCTTTAAAGCCCCGACCAGCTTCTCTGCCAAGCAGGGCCGCATTCGCAACCCTGGTTTCTACAAGAGGGAGAGTCGAGCTGTGGATACCAGCGACCTGGGGCTGGCACCAGAGGAGATGCCAGTGTGGGAGGAAGTTCAG GCCTCTCTGCTGTGCTCCCTGGAGAAAGAGCAAAGGGGTCACCTGATTGCAGAGAGCGTATGCACAGATGGCCTGTTGCAAGATGAGGGCACACAGACCTACAGCTTTCTGTCCGCTCCTTTCCGGAGACACACGTCGCTGGCCGACTTGACCGCTGCAAAACCACTGGAGCTGCACCTTCAGCTGCAGGTGGAGAGCGTCACCAGCCGGCACCACAAGGCCAGCTCTGCCTTCACGTTCCTCTGTGGACACGCCTTCCAGCGCAGAGAATATGGCAAACATTATAG GAACATCCACAATGACATCCAGATGAGTGTGAATGGATGGTTCGAGCAGAGATGCCCGCTGGCGTACCTGGGGTGCACCTACAGCCAGAGGAGGCTGAAGCCCTCCACACATGAAGCCACCGTCTCCTACAA CGAGGATTTGGGCTGCTACAGCCTGCGTCCCACCAACCCTGTCTCTCTGGGTGAAGCCTCCCAGTCGTCCAGGAGCTCAGTGGACTCCTCCACTgctcagaggaagagaggaggtcgggcaggaggaggggaggacTGTCTGAGCTCACTGCCCTACGAGGTGCTGTGCCACATGGCCAGCTTCCTGGACAGTCTGTCCCTGTCCCAGCTGGCTCTGGTGTCCCAGCTGATGAGACAGGTGTGCTCCACTCTGCTGCAGGACAGAGGGATGGTCACCCTCCGCTGGGAGAGGAAGATCGACAAAAATGGACGAGCCAAGTGGAGGGTGACACAGATG GTATGGCAGTTTAGCACCTTGTTCTCTCCTGTGGACGCTTGGTGCCTCCAAGACATCCCGTCCATGTCCGAGCACCTGAAGGTGTGTCCCTGCTATGAGAGAGAGTCCAAGACAGAGAAGATTCGCCTGCCGCGAATCAGAGAAGAAGTCCAAACTAAGGCGAGCTGCAAAGGTCCCACTCTGGTTACCTTGTTCCAGCAGAAGAGGATCATGATGTAG
- the LOC121952870 gene encoding F-box only protein 40-like — protein MSHRSRTSRVQQHVHCDSCYTRRCRARVEASVCCAVIPCRLLCGALFHHCKEEDHLLLCPNVRVPCLNSEYGCPLHMPRSSQAAHLQVCPASVVCCSMDWLRWPVNETDPHSAIVLQENVLKKNEGQKEPLDLAMALVDQSELYDRLTVKPIFPELMEEEEEEVIKEEKKEATAVGGFVNGATNKDDNEGLHTPVPAENSSCEKNVVEEPVQINVGQNTGINIEKYNLFEMMFSMERGGCAVAQENLNKPTETPKPDEKMTDKDTEKKETVAVDTSKTGHAPWQEGVLERLGQDLTPQEYNMYMVHHGRMLLTFGQIKACTPREEDFVYGSLEPIPVQTLRSFKVPDSYHYSSRRIHQYDSTKPPSEPRGVDTSDLEVNEEDWYSDEIQATLLGYAEREVRGHKISEPKADDGMFCNVGTQTHWFRSAPFKAKTTLTELNVDKPLKLRLQLESERLSGRHNRGNCIFTFICGHSFLRRQFATHFRNVHSDIQTSLSGWFEQRCPLSYLGCTYSQTRFQPSTHKATVSYNKQLRTFNLRPTLEAPVGDSSRPCRSSVGSSASQRKRGGRAGGGEDPLSSLPYEVLCHMASFLDCLSLSQLALVSQLMRQVCSTQLQERGMVTLRWEKKTYSRGRAKWKAKPVWEFSNLFSLVDSWHMADVPPISAHLKVCPYYETSLHSERVPLLSMTEKKEGSQERISLVNHFTKKQMATKKNTF, from the exons ATG AGTCACCGTTCTCGAACTTCTAGGGTGCAACAGCATGTCCACTGTGACTCCTGCTACACCCGGCGCTGCAGGGCTCGGGTGGAGGCCTCTGTGTGCTGTGCAGTCATCCCCTGCCGCCTGCTCTGTGGAGCtctcttccaccactgcaaagAAGAGGATCACCTGCTGCTCTGCCCTAACGTGAGGGTGCCCTGCCTCAACTCTGAGTACGGCTGCCCGCTCCACATGCCCCGCTCCTCACAGGCAGCTCACCTTCAGGTGTGTCCTGCCAGCGTGGTGTGTTGCTCCATGGATTGGCTCCGCTGGCCTGTTAATGAGACAGACCCACACAGCGCCATAGTCCTGCAAGAGAACGTGTTGAAGAAAAATGAGGGGCAGAAGGAACCTCTGGATCTCGCCATGGCCCTGGTAGATCAGTCAGAACTTTACGACCGCCTGACAGTTAAGCCAATCTTTCCAGAACtgatggaggaagaggaagaggaggtaataaaagaagaaaagaaagaggcgACGGCAGTGGGCGGATTTGTTAATGGTGCCACAAACAAGGATGACAATGAAG GTCTCCACACTCCTGTTCCTGCAGAAAACAGCTCGTGTGAGAAGAATGTTGTTGAAGAGCCTGTACAGATCAATGTGGGACAAAACACGGGCATTAACATCGAGAAATACAACCTGTTTGAGATGATGTTCAGCATGGAGAGAGGCGGCTGTGCTGTCGCTCAGGAAAACCTAAACAAACCCACAGAAACCCCAAAGCCAGACGAGAAGatgacagacaaagacacagagaaaaaagagaccGTGGCTGTAGACACAAGTAAGACAGGTCATGCCCCGTGGCAGGAGGGGGTGCTGGAGCGTCTGGGGCAGGATCTCACCCCACAGGAGTACAACATGTATATGGTGCATCATGGGCGCATGTTGCTCACCTTCGGACAAATCAAGGCCTGTACACCACGCGAGGAAGATTTTGTCTATGGTAgcctggagcctatcccagtcCAGACCCTGCGCTCTTTCAAG GTCCCTGACAGTTATCACTACAGCTCGCGGCGGATTCATCAGTACGACTCGACTAAGCCTCCTAGCGAGCCTCGTGGTGTGGACACATCTGACCTCGAAGTCAACGAAGAGGACTGGTATAGCGATGAAATACAGGCTACCCTGCTGGGCTACGCTGAGAGGGAGGTCAGGGGTCACAAG ATCAGCGAGCCAAAGGCAGACGATGGGATGTTTTGCAACGTGGGAACGCAGACGCACTGGTTCCGCTCAGCACCGTTTAAAGCAAAGACGACCCTGACAGAGCTGAATGTGGACAAGCCGCTGAAGCTTCGTCTGCAGCTGGAGTCTGAGAGACTGAGCGGCAGACACAACAGAGGCAACTGCATCTTCACCTTCATCTGCGGTCACTCCTTCCTCCGCAGACAGTTTGCCACACATTTCAG GAACGTCCACAGTGACATCCAGACGAGTCTGAGTGGATGGTTCGAGCAGAGATGCCCTCTATCATACCTGGGATGCACTTACAGCCAGACGAGATTTCAGCCCTCCACACATAAAGCCACCGTCTCCTACAA TAAGCAGCTGAGGACTTTTAACTTGCGTCCGACTCTTGAAGCCCCTGTGGGTGACTCCTCCCGGCCATGCAGGAGCTCAGTGGGCTCCTCCGCCTcgcagaggaagagaggaggtcgggcaggaggaggggaggacCCTCTGAGCTCGCTGCCCTATGAGGTGCTGTGCCACATGGCCAGCTTCCTGGAttgtctgtccctgtcccagCTGGCTCTAGTGTCCCAGCTGATGAGACAAGTGTGCTCCActcagctgcaggagagagggatggTCACCCTCCGCTGGGAGAAGAAGACCTACTCACGTGGACGAGCCAAGTGGAAGGCCAAACCT GTCTGGGAGTTCAGTAACCTCTTTTCCTTAGTGGATTCATGGCATATGGCTGACGTCCCTCCTATATCTGCTCATCTAAAAGTCTGTCCATACTACGAGACCTCCCTACACAGTGAGCGTGTTCCCCTCCTCAGCATGACTGAGAAAAAGGAGGGCAGCCAGGAGAGGATTAGCCTCGTCAaccatttcacaaaaaaacagatggcaacaaagaaaaacacattttaa